A genomic stretch from Helianthus annuus cultivar XRQ/B chromosome 1, HanXRQr2.0-SUNRISE, whole genome shotgun sequence includes:
- the LOC118482708 gene encoding proteinase inhibitor-like, protein MASISTSLPISSPSLSLLQKPTITARGSPVLRLPSMSKMGKVRCSVEGKPNVISDDFFVPGKNSWPELVGEKGEVAKGIIEKENPLVNAIIISENSAMISDLVSNRVWVVVNAEGLVIKTPVIG, encoded by the exons ATGGCATCGATCTCCACCTCCCTTCCAATCTCATCACCCTCCTTGTCTCTGCTCCAAAAGCCAACGATCACTGCCCGCGGTTCTCCAGTTCTTA GATTGCCATCGATGAGCAAGATGGGGAAAGTGAGATGTTCCGTGGAAGGTAAGCCCAATGTCATATCCGACGATTTCTTTGTACCAGGAAAGAATTCATGGCCAGAGCTTGTAGGGGAAAAAGGAGAAGTGGCAAAAGGGATAATTGAGAAAGAAAATCCACTAGTCAATGCTATCATAATATCTGAAAATTCTGCCATGATTTCTGACCTTGTGTCCAACCGTGTGTGGGTTGTGGTGAATGCTGAGGGATTGGTGATTAAAACACCCGTCATTGGCTAG
- the LOC110884499 gene encoding uncharacterized protein LOC110884499 produces MKLRSTLRNHMWSKIGDGKMTSAWYDKWSDVEPIRNFITPRMIQQAGLRIQSKIVDVVEDGQRLWPVVWMDIYPVLINRQPPNLNTNRLDTISWIDNEGKEVQYSSKAVWNTIHVRGPRVEWHNVVWFSQCVPRHAFLLWLVIGNKLKMQDKLKHWEVGGLINLRLMCYSLCQNGNDSHAHLFFECVFAAQIWSKVKAIGDMQHLTDNWENVLDHLVSKAKSKSAKTVIGRLLVAAIVYHIWQERNCRLFSDRKMARKKLQVILG; encoded by the coding sequence ATGAAGCTTAGATCAACATTAAGAAATCATATGTGGTCGAAAATTGGGGATGGTAAAATGACTTCAGCCTGGTACGATAAATGGTCGGATGTGGAACCGATTAGAAATTTTATTACGCCTAGAATGATTCAGCAAGCAGGCTTAAGGATTCAATCAAAAATTGTGGATGTGGTTGAAGACGGTCAACGGCTTTGGCCAGTGGTGTGGATGGATATCTACCCGGTCCTTATCAATAGGCAACCTCCTAATTTGAACACCAATAGACTAGACACTATTAGCTGGATCGATAATGAAGGTAAAGAGGTACAATACTCGTCGAAGGCTGTTTGGAATACTATTCATGTTCGTGGCCCGAGAGTAGAGTGGCATAATGTGGTTTGGTTTTCTCAATGTGTCCCTCGTCATGCGTTTCTTTTGTGGTTAGTCATTGGCAACAAGTTAAAGATGCAAGATAAGCTGAAGCATTGGGAAGTTGGAGGGCTTATTAATCTTAGGTTGATGTGTTATTCCTTATGTCAGAATGGTAATGACTCCCATGCACATTTATTTTTCGAATGTGTATTTGCGGCTCAAATTTGGTCGAAGGTTAAAGCTATAGGAGACATGCAACACCTAACGGATAACTGGGAGAATGTTCTTGATCACCTAGTTTCTAAAGCAAAATCTAAGTCCGCGAAAACTGTGATCGGTAGACTTTTAGTGGCTGCTATAGTGTACCACATATGGCAAGAAAGAAATTGCAGGTTATTCTCGGATAGAAAGATGGCAAGAAAGAAATTGCAGGTTATTCTCGGATAG
- the LOC110865666 gene encoding glu S.griseus protease inhibitor translates to MFFNAQSRMSSSGCKGKDSWPELVGAKGEAAAATIEKENPLVNAIVILDGTPTPRNFSCERVWVWVNDKGVVIRTPIIT, encoded by the exons ATGTTCTTCAATGCACAATCAAGAATGTCATCATCAGGCTGTAAAG GAAAGGATTCATGGCCCGAGCTTGTTGGGGCAAAAGGAGAAGCGGCAGCGGCTACAATTGAGAAAGAGAATCCACTGGTTAATGCTATCGTGATATTGGATGGAACTCCCACCCCTAGGAATTTTTCGTGCGAGCGTGTATGGGTGTGGGTGAATGATAAGGGAGTGGTGATTCGAACGCCTATCATTACTTGA